The following are encoded in a window of Falco biarmicus isolate bFalBia1 chromosome 8, bFalBia1.pri, whole genome shotgun sequence genomic DNA:
- the RBM27 gene encoding RNA-binding protein 27 isoform X3, which translates to MIIENVDALKSWLAKLLEPICDADPSALANYVVALVKKDKPEKELKAFCADQLDVFLQKETSGFVDKLFESLYTKSYLPSLEPSKVEAKPAGQEKEEVKEELSVKQNFQESVEEERDGRKKKYSSPQKSRGDSSEQRTREKKRDDGKWRDYDRYYDRSDLYREKSSWRRGRSKSRSKSRGLSRSRSRSRGRSKDRDTNRSAEHRERSKFKSERNDVEGSYNPVSVSPSKSTEQYSSAQSIPSAVTVIAPAHHLENTTESWSNYYNNHSNPSSFGRNPPPKRRCRDYDERGFCVLGDLCQFDHGNDPLVVDEVSLPSMIPFPPPPPGLPPPPGMLLPPLPGPARNMRLPVPQAHPQAPPPVVLPVPRPPLTQSSLINNRDQPGTSAVPSLAPVGARLPPPLPQNLLYTVSEPANIIIQTEPPIPITNNSSNVTRVVLEPDSRKRSPSSMECPPLKKPWLAKQANNNQNKPGFLKKNQYTNTKLEVRKIPPELNNITQLNEHFSKFGTIVNIQVAFQNDPEAALIQYLTNDEARKAISSTEAVLNNRFIRVLWHRESEQQPSLLQQQQQQTPTQSLHHQLHLQQQALTATPAVTMHSNLSKLMNKPLASGAYVLNKVPVKRRLGAAGGNQPDLSQSGAVVEDSQTFPTSTSHSKMVYSSSNLKTPMKPGAGSKPHDVQEALKKKQEAMKLQQDMRKKKQEMLEKQIECQKMLISKLEKNKSMKPEERAEIMKTLKELAGKISQLKDELKTSSTATTPSKLKSKTEAQKELLDAELDFHKRLSSGEDTTELRKKLNQLQVEAARLGILPVGRGKTVPAQGRGRGRGRGARGRGMLNHMVVDHRPKALTVGGFVEEEKDELLQHFSKFGDIEDLQEEDSPLSVVLTFKSRSEAENAANQGSRFKDRRLQISWYKPKVPSVSTEIEEEESKEEETETSDLFLHEDDDDDDEDEDESRSWRR; encoded by the exons ATGATCATAGAGAACGTGGACGCTCTCAAGTCTTGGCTGGCCAAATTGCTGGAGCCGAT ATGTGATGCAGACCCCTCAGCCTTAGCCAACTATGTTGTGGCATTAGTCAAGAAAGACAAACCTGAGAAAGAGCTGAAAGCTTTCTGTGCTGATCAGCTGGATGTCTTTCTGCAAAAAG AAACTTCAGGGTTTGTAGATAAACTTTTTGAAAGTCTGTATACAAAGAGTTATCTTCCTTCTCTTGAACCTTCAAAAGTAGAAGCGAAGCCTGCAggtcaggaaaaagaagaagtCAAGGAGGAG TTGTCTGTTAAACAGAATTTTCAAGAGTCAGTTGAGGAAGAGCGCGATGGCAGGAAAAAGAAGTATTCCAGTCCACAGAAAAGCCGTGGAGATTCCAGTGAACAAAG AACCAGAGAGAAGAAGAGAGATGATGGAAAATGGAGGGACTATGACAGATACTATGACAGGAGTGACTTGTACAGAGAGAAGTCTAGCTGGCGACGTGGCAGGAGTAAAAGTCGTAGTAAAAGCAGAGGGTTAAGTCGAAGTCGTAGCCGCAGTAGGGGTAGAAGCAAAGACCGTGATACAAACAGAAGTGCTG agcaCCGGGAGAGATCAAAATTCAAGAGTGAAAGAAACGATGTTGAAGGTTCATATAATCCAGTTTCTGTGTCTCCCAGTAAATCTACTGAACAGTATTCATCTGCACAATCTATTCCCAGTGCTGTTACTGTAATTGCACCTGCGCACCATCTTGAAAACACAACAGAGAGCTGGTCAAATTACTATAACAATCATAGCAATCCCAGTTCGTTTGGCAGAAACCCTCCTCCTAAAAGAAGATGTCGAGATTATGATG AGCGAGGATTTTGTGTGCTTGGTGACCTTTGCCAGTTTGATCATGGAAATGATCCTTTAGTAGTAGATGAAGTTTCCTTGCCAAGTATGATTCCTTTTCCTCCACCACCTCCGGgacttcctcctcctcctggtaTGCTTCTGCCCCCTTTGCCAGGTCCAGCTCGTAACATGAGGTTACCAGTTCCACAAGCTCATCCACAGGCACCACCTCCTGTTGTGCTTCCTGTACCAA GACCACCTTTAACACAGTCAAGTTTGATAAATAATCGTGACCAGCCTGGGACGAGTGCAGTGCCCAGTCTTGCACCCGTAGGAGCAAGACTACCTCCTCCTTTACCCCAGAACCTACTGTATACAGTATCAGAAC ctgccaATATTATCATCCAGACTGAACCTCCCATTCCCATTACAAATAATAGCAGCAATGTAACTAGAGTTGTCCTTGAACCAGACAGCAGGAAAAGATCTCCAAGTAGCATGGAATGTCCACCATTAAAGAAACCGTGGCTGGCAAA GCAAGCAAATAACAACCAGAATAAGCCAggatttttgaaaaagaatcaGTATACTAATACAAAGTTAGAAGTTCGAAAAATTCCACCAGAATTGAACAATATTACACAGCTCAATGAACACTTCAGCAAATTTGGAACTATTGTAAAcattcag GTTGCTTTCCAGAATGATCCCGAAGCTGCTCTCATTCAGTACTTAACTAACGATGAAGCTAGGAAGGCAATTTCCAGCACAGAGGCAGTTTTGAACAATCGGTTTATAAGGGTACTGTGGCACAGAGAAAGTGAACAGCAGccttcactgctgcagcagcaacagcagcagacaCCCACACAGTCTCTTCATCACCAACTTCACCTTCAGCAGCAAGCCCTGACTGCAACTCCAGCTGTAACCATGCATAGCAATCTGTCAAAG CTGATGAATAAACCACTGGCATCTGGTGCCTATGTGCTTAATAAAGTCCCAGTGAAACGTCGCCTCGGAGCAGCAGGTGGAAACCAGCCTGACTTAAGCCAGTCTGGGGCTGTAGTAGAGGATTCTCAG acGTTTCCTACTTCTACAAGCCACTCAAAAATGGTTTACAGTTCTTCAAACTTAAAGACACCTATGAAGCCTGGTGCAGGGTCTAAACCCCATGATGTACAAGaagcccttaaaaaaaaacag GAGGCAATGAAACTCCAACAAGAcatgaggaaaaagaagcaggagatgttagaaaaacaaatagaaTGCCAGAAA ATGTTGATATCcaagctggagaaaaacaagagcATGAAACCAGAAGAGAGAGCAGAAATAATGAAGACCTTAAAGGAGCTAGCAGGAAAAATATCTCAGTTAAAGGATGAACTAAAAACATCATCTACAGCCACTACACCGTCAAAATTAAAGTCCAAGACAGAG GCACAAAAGGAACTTTTAGATGCAGAGCTGGACTTTCATAAGAGGCTTTCATCTGGCGAAGACACAACTGAATTGCGAAAAAAGCTAAATCAGTTACAAGTAGAG GCTGCCCGTTTAGGCATTTTGCCTGTTGGTCGAGGAAAGACAGTGCCAGCCCAAGGAAGAGGACGAGGACGGGGTCGTGGTGCGAGAGGAAGAGGCATGTTGAATCATATGGTGGTGGATCATCGTCCCAAAGCACTAACAGTTGGAGGCTTcgttgaagaagaaaaagatgaattGTTACAGCACTTCTCT AAATTTGGAGATATTGAAGACCTTCAAGAAGAGGATTCCCCATTAAGTGTTGTTCTAACTTTTAAGTCTCGATCAGAAGCTGAGAAT GCTGCTAACCAAGGATCCCGGTTCAAAGACCGAAGGCTACAGATATCATGGTACAAACCTAAGGTACCTTCTGTGTCCACAGAAATTGAGGAAGAGGAGTCTAAGGAAGAG GAGACTGAAAcctcagatttatttttgcacgaagatgatgatgatgacgaCGAAGATGAGGATGAATCCCGTTCTTGGAGAAGATGA
- the RBM27 gene encoding RNA-binding protein 27 isoform X1 has product MIIENVDALKSWLAKLLEPICDADPSALANYVVALVKKDKPEKELKAFCADQLDVFLQKETSGFVDKLFESLYTKSYLPSLEPSKVEAKPAGQEKEEVKEELSVKQNFQESVEEERDGRKKKYSSPQKSRGDSSEQRTREKKRDDGKWRDYDRYYDRSDLYREKSSWRRGRSKSRSKSRGLSRSRSRSRGRSKDRDTNRSAEHRERSKFKSERNDVEGSYNPVSVSPSKSTEQYSSAQSIPSAVTVIAPAHHLENTTESWSNYYNNHSNPSSFGRNPPPKRRCRDYDERGFCVLGDLCQFDHGNDPLVVDEVSLPSMIPFPPPPPGLPPPPGMLLPPLPGPARNMRLPVPQAHPQAPPPVVLPVPRPPLTQSSLINNRDQPGTSAVPSLAPVGARLPPPLPQNLLYTVSEHTYEPDGYNPEAPSITSAGRSQYRQFFTRAQTQRPNLIGLTSGEMDTNPRAANIIIQTEPPIPITNNSSNVTRVVLEPDSRKRSPSSMECPPLKKPWLAKQANNNQNKPGFLKKNQYTNTKLEVRKIPPELNNITQLNEHFSKFGTIVNIQVAFQNDPEAALIQYLTNDEARKAISSTEAVLNNRFIRVLWHRESEQQPSLLQQQQQQTPTQSLHHQLHLQQQALTATPAVTMHSNLSKLMNKPLASGAYVLNKVPVKRRLGAAGGNQPDLSQSGAVVEDSQTFPTSTSHSKMVYSSSNLKTPMKPGAGSKPHDVQEALKKKQEAMKLQQDMRKKKQEMLEKQIECQKMLISKLEKNKSMKPEERAEIMKTLKELAGKISQLKDELKTSSTATTPSKLKSKTEAQKELLDAELDFHKRLSSGEDTTELRKKLNQLQVEAARLGILPVGRGKTVPAQGRGRGRGRGARGRGMLNHMVVDHRPKALTVGGFVEEEKDELLQHFSKFGDIEDLQEEDSPLSVVLTFKSRSEAENAANQGSRFKDRRLQISWYKPKVPSVSTEIEEEESKEEETETSDLFLHEDDDDDDEDEDESRSWRR; this is encoded by the exons ATGATCATAGAGAACGTGGACGCTCTCAAGTCTTGGCTGGCCAAATTGCTGGAGCCGAT ATGTGATGCAGACCCCTCAGCCTTAGCCAACTATGTTGTGGCATTAGTCAAGAAAGACAAACCTGAGAAAGAGCTGAAAGCTTTCTGTGCTGATCAGCTGGATGTCTTTCTGCAAAAAG AAACTTCAGGGTTTGTAGATAAACTTTTTGAAAGTCTGTATACAAAGAGTTATCTTCCTTCTCTTGAACCTTCAAAAGTAGAAGCGAAGCCTGCAggtcaggaaaaagaagaagtCAAGGAGGAG TTGTCTGTTAAACAGAATTTTCAAGAGTCAGTTGAGGAAGAGCGCGATGGCAGGAAAAAGAAGTATTCCAGTCCACAGAAAAGCCGTGGAGATTCCAGTGAACAAAG AACCAGAGAGAAGAAGAGAGATGATGGAAAATGGAGGGACTATGACAGATACTATGACAGGAGTGACTTGTACAGAGAGAAGTCTAGCTGGCGACGTGGCAGGAGTAAAAGTCGTAGTAAAAGCAGAGGGTTAAGTCGAAGTCGTAGCCGCAGTAGGGGTAGAAGCAAAGACCGTGATACAAACAGAAGTGCTG agcaCCGGGAGAGATCAAAATTCAAGAGTGAAAGAAACGATGTTGAAGGTTCATATAATCCAGTTTCTGTGTCTCCCAGTAAATCTACTGAACAGTATTCATCTGCACAATCTATTCCCAGTGCTGTTACTGTAATTGCACCTGCGCACCATCTTGAAAACACAACAGAGAGCTGGTCAAATTACTATAACAATCATAGCAATCCCAGTTCGTTTGGCAGAAACCCTCCTCCTAAAAGAAGATGTCGAGATTATGATG AGCGAGGATTTTGTGTGCTTGGTGACCTTTGCCAGTTTGATCATGGAAATGATCCTTTAGTAGTAGATGAAGTTTCCTTGCCAAGTATGATTCCTTTTCCTCCACCACCTCCGGgacttcctcctcctcctggtaTGCTTCTGCCCCCTTTGCCAGGTCCAGCTCGTAACATGAGGTTACCAGTTCCACAAGCTCATCCACAGGCACCACCTCCTGTTGTGCTTCCTGTACCAA GACCACCTTTAACACAGTCAAGTTTGATAAATAATCGTGACCAGCCTGGGACGAGTGCAGTGCCCAGTCTTGCACCCGTAGGAGCAAGACTACCTCCTCCTTTACCCCAGAACCTACTGTATACAGTATCAGAAC ATACATATGAGCCAGATGGCTATAACCCTGAAGCTCCTAGTATTACCAGTGCTGGTAGATCTCAGTATCGACAGTTCTTTACAAGAGCACAAACGCAGCGTCCAAATCTAATTGGCCTAACATCTGGGGAGATGGATACAAATCCAAGAG ctgccaATATTATCATCCAGACTGAACCTCCCATTCCCATTACAAATAATAGCAGCAATGTAACTAGAGTTGTCCTTGAACCAGACAGCAGGAAAAGATCTCCAAGTAGCATGGAATGTCCACCATTAAAGAAACCGTGGCTGGCAAA GCAAGCAAATAACAACCAGAATAAGCCAggatttttgaaaaagaatcaGTATACTAATACAAAGTTAGAAGTTCGAAAAATTCCACCAGAATTGAACAATATTACACAGCTCAATGAACACTTCAGCAAATTTGGAACTATTGTAAAcattcag GTTGCTTTCCAGAATGATCCCGAAGCTGCTCTCATTCAGTACTTAACTAACGATGAAGCTAGGAAGGCAATTTCCAGCACAGAGGCAGTTTTGAACAATCGGTTTATAAGGGTACTGTGGCACAGAGAAAGTGAACAGCAGccttcactgctgcagcagcaacagcagcagacaCCCACACAGTCTCTTCATCACCAACTTCACCTTCAGCAGCAAGCCCTGACTGCAACTCCAGCTGTAACCATGCATAGCAATCTGTCAAAG CTGATGAATAAACCACTGGCATCTGGTGCCTATGTGCTTAATAAAGTCCCAGTGAAACGTCGCCTCGGAGCAGCAGGTGGAAACCAGCCTGACTTAAGCCAGTCTGGGGCTGTAGTAGAGGATTCTCAG acGTTTCCTACTTCTACAAGCCACTCAAAAATGGTTTACAGTTCTTCAAACTTAAAGACACCTATGAAGCCTGGTGCAGGGTCTAAACCCCATGATGTACAAGaagcccttaaaaaaaaacag GAGGCAATGAAACTCCAACAAGAcatgaggaaaaagaagcaggagatgttagaaaaacaaatagaaTGCCAGAAA ATGTTGATATCcaagctggagaaaaacaagagcATGAAACCAGAAGAGAGAGCAGAAATAATGAAGACCTTAAAGGAGCTAGCAGGAAAAATATCTCAGTTAAAGGATGAACTAAAAACATCATCTACAGCCACTACACCGTCAAAATTAAAGTCCAAGACAGAG GCACAAAAGGAACTTTTAGATGCAGAGCTGGACTTTCATAAGAGGCTTTCATCTGGCGAAGACACAACTGAATTGCGAAAAAAGCTAAATCAGTTACAAGTAGAG GCTGCCCGTTTAGGCATTTTGCCTGTTGGTCGAGGAAAGACAGTGCCAGCCCAAGGAAGAGGACGAGGACGGGGTCGTGGTGCGAGAGGAAGAGGCATGTTGAATCATATGGTGGTGGATCATCGTCCCAAAGCACTAACAGTTGGAGGCTTcgttgaagaagaaaaagatgaattGTTACAGCACTTCTCT AAATTTGGAGATATTGAAGACCTTCAAGAAGAGGATTCCCCATTAAGTGTTGTTCTAACTTTTAAGTCTCGATCAGAAGCTGAGAAT GCTGCTAACCAAGGATCCCGGTTCAAAGACCGAAGGCTACAGATATCATGGTACAAACCTAAGGTACCTTCTGTGTCCACAGAAATTGAGGAAGAGGAGTCTAAGGAAGAG GAGACTGAAAcctcagatttatttttgcacgaagatgatgatgatgacgaCGAAGATGAGGATGAATCCCGTTCTTGGAGAAGATGA
- the RBM27 gene encoding RNA-binding protein 27 isoform X2, with the protein MIIENVDALKSWLAKLLEPICDADPSALANYVVALVKKDKPEKELKAFCADQLDVFLQKETSGFVDKLFESLYTKSYLPSLEPSKVEAKPAGQEKEEVKEENFQESVEEERDGRKKKYSSPQKSRGDSSEQRTREKKRDDGKWRDYDRYYDRSDLYREKSSWRRGRSKSRSKSRGLSRSRSRSRGRSKDRDTNRSAEHRERSKFKSERNDVEGSYNPVSVSPSKSTEQYSSAQSIPSAVTVIAPAHHLENTTESWSNYYNNHSNPSSFGRNPPPKRRCRDYDERGFCVLGDLCQFDHGNDPLVVDEVSLPSMIPFPPPPPGLPPPPGMLLPPLPGPARNMRLPVPQAHPQAPPPVVLPVPRPPLTQSSLINNRDQPGTSAVPSLAPVGARLPPPLPQNLLYTVSEHTYEPDGYNPEAPSITSAGRSQYRQFFTRAQTQRPNLIGLTSGEMDTNPRAANIIIQTEPPIPITNNSSNVTRVVLEPDSRKRSPSSMECPPLKKPWLAKQANNNQNKPGFLKKNQYTNTKLEVRKIPPELNNITQLNEHFSKFGTIVNIQVAFQNDPEAALIQYLTNDEARKAISSTEAVLNNRFIRVLWHRESEQQPSLLQQQQQQTPTQSLHHQLHLQQQALTATPAVTMHSNLSKLMNKPLASGAYVLNKVPVKRRLGAAGGNQPDLSQSGAVVEDSQTFPTSTSHSKMVYSSSNLKTPMKPGAGSKPHDVQEALKKKQEAMKLQQDMRKKKQEMLEKQIECQKMLISKLEKNKSMKPEERAEIMKTLKELAGKISQLKDELKTSSTATTPSKLKSKTEAQKELLDAELDFHKRLSSGEDTTELRKKLNQLQVEAARLGILPVGRGKTVPAQGRGRGRGRGARGRGMLNHMVVDHRPKALTVGGFVEEEKDELLQHFSKFGDIEDLQEEDSPLSVVLTFKSRSEAENAANQGSRFKDRRLQISWYKPKVPSVSTEIEEEESKEEETETSDLFLHEDDDDDDEDEDESRSWRR; encoded by the exons ATGATCATAGAGAACGTGGACGCTCTCAAGTCTTGGCTGGCCAAATTGCTGGAGCCGAT ATGTGATGCAGACCCCTCAGCCTTAGCCAACTATGTTGTGGCATTAGTCAAGAAAGACAAACCTGAGAAAGAGCTGAAAGCTTTCTGTGCTGATCAGCTGGATGTCTTTCTGCAAAAAG AAACTTCAGGGTTTGTAGATAAACTTTTTGAAAGTCTGTATACAAAGAGTTATCTTCCTTCTCTTGAACCTTCAAAAGTAGAAGCGAAGCCTGCAggtcaggaaaaagaagaagtCAAGGAGGAG AATTTTCAAGAGTCAGTTGAGGAAGAGCGCGATGGCAGGAAAAAGAAGTATTCCAGTCCACAGAAAAGCCGTGGAGATTCCAGTGAACAAAG AACCAGAGAGAAGAAGAGAGATGATGGAAAATGGAGGGACTATGACAGATACTATGACAGGAGTGACTTGTACAGAGAGAAGTCTAGCTGGCGACGTGGCAGGAGTAAAAGTCGTAGTAAAAGCAGAGGGTTAAGTCGAAGTCGTAGCCGCAGTAGGGGTAGAAGCAAAGACCGTGATACAAACAGAAGTGCTG agcaCCGGGAGAGATCAAAATTCAAGAGTGAAAGAAACGATGTTGAAGGTTCATATAATCCAGTTTCTGTGTCTCCCAGTAAATCTACTGAACAGTATTCATCTGCACAATCTATTCCCAGTGCTGTTACTGTAATTGCACCTGCGCACCATCTTGAAAACACAACAGAGAGCTGGTCAAATTACTATAACAATCATAGCAATCCCAGTTCGTTTGGCAGAAACCCTCCTCCTAAAAGAAGATGTCGAGATTATGATG AGCGAGGATTTTGTGTGCTTGGTGACCTTTGCCAGTTTGATCATGGAAATGATCCTTTAGTAGTAGATGAAGTTTCCTTGCCAAGTATGATTCCTTTTCCTCCACCACCTCCGGgacttcctcctcctcctggtaTGCTTCTGCCCCCTTTGCCAGGTCCAGCTCGTAACATGAGGTTACCAGTTCCACAAGCTCATCCACAGGCACCACCTCCTGTTGTGCTTCCTGTACCAA GACCACCTTTAACACAGTCAAGTTTGATAAATAATCGTGACCAGCCTGGGACGAGTGCAGTGCCCAGTCTTGCACCCGTAGGAGCAAGACTACCTCCTCCTTTACCCCAGAACCTACTGTATACAGTATCAGAAC ATACATATGAGCCAGATGGCTATAACCCTGAAGCTCCTAGTATTACCAGTGCTGGTAGATCTCAGTATCGACAGTTCTTTACAAGAGCACAAACGCAGCGTCCAAATCTAATTGGCCTAACATCTGGGGAGATGGATACAAATCCAAGAG ctgccaATATTATCATCCAGACTGAACCTCCCATTCCCATTACAAATAATAGCAGCAATGTAACTAGAGTTGTCCTTGAACCAGACAGCAGGAAAAGATCTCCAAGTAGCATGGAATGTCCACCATTAAAGAAACCGTGGCTGGCAAA GCAAGCAAATAACAACCAGAATAAGCCAggatttttgaaaaagaatcaGTATACTAATACAAAGTTAGAAGTTCGAAAAATTCCACCAGAATTGAACAATATTACACAGCTCAATGAACACTTCAGCAAATTTGGAACTATTGTAAAcattcag GTTGCTTTCCAGAATGATCCCGAAGCTGCTCTCATTCAGTACTTAACTAACGATGAAGCTAGGAAGGCAATTTCCAGCACAGAGGCAGTTTTGAACAATCGGTTTATAAGGGTACTGTGGCACAGAGAAAGTGAACAGCAGccttcactgctgcagcagcaacagcagcagacaCCCACACAGTCTCTTCATCACCAACTTCACCTTCAGCAGCAAGCCCTGACTGCAACTCCAGCTGTAACCATGCATAGCAATCTGTCAAAG CTGATGAATAAACCACTGGCATCTGGTGCCTATGTGCTTAATAAAGTCCCAGTGAAACGTCGCCTCGGAGCAGCAGGTGGAAACCAGCCTGACTTAAGCCAGTCTGGGGCTGTAGTAGAGGATTCTCAG acGTTTCCTACTTCTACAAGCCACTCAAAAATGGTTTACAGTTCTTCAAACTTAAAGACACCTATGAAGCCTGGTGCAGGGTCTAAACCCCATGATGTACAAGaagcccttaaaaaaaaacag GAGGCAATGAAACTCCAACAAGAcatgaggaaaaagaagcaggagatgttagaaaaacaaatagaaTGCCAGAAA ATGTTGATATCcaagctggagaaaaacaagagcATGAAACCAGAAGAGAGAGCAGAAATAATGAAGACCTTAAAGGAGCTAGCAGGAAAAATATCTCAGTTAAAGGATGAACTAAAAACATCATCTACAGCCACTACACCGTCAAAATTAAAGTCCAAGACAGAG GCACAAAAGGAACTTTTAGATGCAGAGCTGGACTTTCATAAGAGGCTTTCATCTGGCGAAGACACAACTGAATTGCGAAAAAAGCTAAATCAGTTACAAGTAGAG GCTGCCCGTTTAGGCATTTTGCCTGTTGGTCGAGGAAAGACAGTGCCAGCCCAAGGAAGAGGACGAGGACGGGGTCGTGGTGCGAGAGGAAGAGGCATGTTGAATCATATGGTGGTGGATCATCGTCCCAAAGCACTAACAGTTGGAGGCTTcgttgaagaagaaaaagatgaattGTTACAGCACTTCTCT AAATTTGGAGATATTGAAGACCTTCAAGAAGAGGATTCCCCATTAAGTGTTGTTCTAACTTTTAAGTCTCGATCAGAAGCTGAGAAT GCTGCTAACCAAGGATCCCGGTTCAAAGACCGAAGGCTACAGATATCATGGTACAAACCTAAGGTACCTTCTGTGTCCACAGAAATTGAGGAAGAGGAGTCTAAGGAAGAG GAGACTGAAAcctcagatttatttttgcacgaagatgatgatgatgacgaCGAAGATGAGGATGAATCCCGTTCTTGGAGAAGATGA